A section of the Terriglobia bacterium genome encodes:
- a CDS encoding PilZ domain-containing protein — MSRTLMNIIGRCSHEFSWPRRWSDGMYYQVCLLCGDEWSYDWKKMRRTERITASRFAERVMEGIRKGPARQSHASKKPTWSPRARRLKLENREMKFRERGSSEWLPGEVENISNSGVFFRTDNPVRENAAVELILEMPKEITGQEHSTVLCSCTVVRTEAPEEEGKPKAYGAVLWDYRFLHEHRDRRHSVLACDGNH, encoded by the coding sequence ATGAGCCGCACGCTGATGAACATCATCGGACGCTGTTCGCACGAATTTTCCTGGCCACGCCGCTGGTCCGACGGCATGTATTACCAGGTGTGCCTGCTGTGCGGCGACGAGTGGAGCTACGATTGGAAGAAGATGCGGCGGACGGAACGCATCACCGCCAGCCGCTTCGCCGAGCGCGTGATGGAGGGCATCCGCAAAGGGCCCGCCCGGCAATCACATGCGAGCAAGAAACCCACGTGGTCGCCACGGGCCCGGCGGCTGAAGCTGGAGAACCGCGAGATGAAGTTCCGCGAGCGCGGCAGCAGCGAATGGCTCCCCGGCGAGGTCGAGAACATCAGCAACTCGGGCGTGTTCTTCCGCACCGACAACCCGGTGCGGGAGAATGCCGCCGTCGAATTGATCCTGGAAATGCCCAAGGAGATCACCGGGCAGGAGCACAGCACGGTCTTGTGTTCGTGCACCGTGGTCCGCACCGAGGCACCCGAAGAAGAAGGCAAGCCGAAGGCCTACGGAGCGGTGCTGTGGGATTATCGCTTCCTGCACGAACATCGCGACCGCAGGCACTCCGTCCTGGCCTGTGATGGCAATCACTGA